The segment AACTGGATCCACATCCTTGACAATAGTAAAATGCGTTCGACTCTTCCTCCACCGAAAAAACCTCGTTTTTACAAAGACAGCAAATTGCATCTCTAGATTTGCATTGCTGAAGTTCTTCAAATTCGTGTTTAAGGTGACCGGGGATGAACATCACGGCAActaatgtagttttttttttcttaagagaaaaaatatattaacttttttatGTATTGAATACATAATACGATCAAACCACGTGCATGGTATAAATAGATATCTTGTTTGTTCTCCCTCCTTTTAGGttcaagaaagaagaagaaaagaattttttttaacacaaaagaagaagaagaaaagtatATATTGGCTTTTAGAGCATGTGCAACGGTGGACTCGTGGTTAGAGTCCTTAGGAttaataaagtaattttttattttttttaaatagttaaggaTTCTTATAACAAAAGTGTGTGCAATGGTGTTACTTAATTAGGAGTTCTTAAGTGTTGATGATACAAAAGAAGCTAATTAGTTCACTCTTGATATGTCTATATATTCCTAACTATTGCACACACACTTGCCATTACAACAGAAGCTAATTAGTTCtaacaaaatcaaaagagaaagCTTCCAAAATCAAGAGTACTCACATTCTTCATCTGCAGTTGCGTCTCTGTAACTTAATCATTTATCAGCTGCTCCGGGGATGGTTTCTTGCTTCGCGGTAGCTGTGGAAGGTGCTGCTTTCTCTTTGTGATCTTCCAAATCGCCTGACCAGCTACCGTTGTTAGAGACAGAATCACAGTCGGCTCCGGTTGAATCCGAGTCATCAATGTTTCTGAAACGGCCATTGTTGTGAAGCGATGAGGGACTGGTTGACTCAACGGTCTCCAAAAGAAGATTGTAAGCACCACCAGTAGTTTCACCTATGCTTGGTGCCTTGTGTGAATCATTCACAACCTTCTTGTCTCTTGGTGTAGTCTTGGATACGGTTGACATCTTCTCAAAAACAGAGTTATCCTGCATTTTTTCACACAAACGAGTAGTTAAATAACCATGAGAGCAATCTATTTGCAGCAACCGAGAGATCTATAGAAGATTGAGTCATCATGACGAAACCAATTGCGCAATAGGAAAGGGAGAAAGATTCAATACCATTTGGAAGGAGAGAGCATTCAGCTGCTTTGGTCTGTTCAGTGTCAAattgaacaaaaagaaagatagagagagagagactggtCAAGGAGTCTCTCGTGTAACCAAGATGGTCAAGGAGTCTCTCGGATTGGCATCGTCTAAAGACTCTTCCTTTTCACTACTCTCTTCCGTAGCCGCAACGTTCTCAACAATCTCAACATCAATCACTTCTGTATAGCCCAAAGGAGGCAAATTCTTCCTTTCGAAGCTGCTACGACTCTGTTTCGGCTGACATAGACCTTAGCTTCCAATAGCTCACTCAGCTTTGAACACAAAGAATCTCGTCGGGTCTTTAGAAACTTTAACAAAGTATTTTCTTCCTCTGTAACCAAACACACACAGaggaaaattttataaaatgaaaggCGACGAGGCTCGTCGGGCGATTCgatgatggagaagaagacTCACCGGATCGGAGGCGACGAGGTGGCAATTCGATCGGAAACTCAAAAGCTTGGCGAGAACCCAGACGATCTTCATCTCCTTGACATGGACATCGAACTCTTTGTTCCTTTCATCAGCGACCAATACTTTCCCCACCAATGGCAACATGCCACCTGCACTAAGGATCGAGTCCTTCAAACCCCTATTTACGGACTGATCCATGATAATTTTGGCCcaaatattgttattatatttcaaaaatccTAAGGATTTGGGCTATGGACTCCTCTTGAACCTCTGTTGCACATGGTCTTATGATGGCTGGACAAAAAACATACTCCATAATTCATACATATACTTTGCACAGGGGCTTACGCTGTTGCACACCTccattcttcttttcttcattcttcttttcttcatctGATATTTGTTATATTCTTCAGGCAATCCATTTAGACATATATGTGTTTTGATTCCGCCAATTACATAGCACGTGTCTTTGTTCTTCTAGATGGTCACTAGACGGAAATGAAAGTTGCTataataaatgataaatatataattatccaaataaatatttagataaacaaataatcatatatatatattctcaaaattttggaaaaccatatttttagtcaaaaacagtaaagtttcatttttttcgttaaaattgtattaaagAAAAACAGTAAAACTACATTTCTAGCAAAATTCGCAAagctaaaatattcatatagtTGCCAATAGGGGTGAGCATTTTATCCGATATCCGAAGCCgtaccgaacccgatccaaaaaatcTGAACCGAAATCCAAAAAAttcgaaccgaaatccgaaccgaaataacaaaatatccgaacgggtattgatttaggagagattggatatccgaacctgAACGGATAAttcccgaacccgaatggatatctgaAGATAAccttatatttttagtttttatctctcatttttaaaatatttatattgatgtcatacatattttaaaattatataatatcatataattacgaagaaaaatgatttgatattcacttaaaataaatatcaaattttttgtttcatgtattaacaaaagttacatccaaattctaaaataatagtCAAAttaatgtctatttatttttgaaatattacctccaaatctattaataattcaatatatttaaaaaataaaaagtcagttaattgaaaattaaacttttaaatacaagaaccttaaaaactaaaaaaattattttttttttattttcaaaatctaaatatccgaacccaacctaaaataaccgaacccgaactaaaaatacctaaacccgacccgaagtattAAAATACCCAAATGGATATTGTACTCTTATTCCAAAatatccgaaaatccgaaatatccGACCCAAACCCAAATGGGATATCCGAACGTACTCCCTTAATTGCCAAAATAAAATTGACATAGCCACTAAAACATAATAGATAAAATGgaaaaaattcagaaaacaaaaaaacagtttttttttccgtcaatgattttataattaaaatacggACCAAGCCCAACATTCAGCCGAAGCCCAATACAAAGATCTATGGCTTAAATCCCAAAATACAACAGTCCACCGAAAGATTTTAAACAGGCCCGCGGCCCAAACCCAAAGAACAAACCGACAGAACGTCTGGCGTGTCGAGGAGACTAAACACGTGGAGCTCTCCGCTCTGATCCTGTGACACGCGTCGCAATCCGCCTCAACTCGACCACCTCCATCTCTAACTCGCCGGAACTTTACCAGCTCGCCATCCCTTTCGTCGGAGCTCTGAAACAAACAAGCCTCCGACGATACCAAACCGTTCTTCACCGCCTTGTCTTCACGCCAGAAAGATTCCATCGAGACATCGAGATCTCTCCGACTTTGAACCACTTCACATCGAGGACAAGCGAACCGAGAACCACAAACATACTTCCCTCGCACGTCGTCTATGTCGCCGGCGATCCTCATCGTCTACCGGACGACCAAACTCAATAACTCAAACAGCCATCTTTCCGATAACCACACCAAAACTAAAGCACAGATCGGACTAGTAACCTTACCCAAAATTCCGggttctacaaaaaaaaaacagttaaaaacccaaaaaaatatctatactattaaagcaggatcctatttgAATTTTTACATAAACTTACCCTTCTATTATAAGGAAGTCGCAtgtttcattaagggtatttctgttattttgtatcattttcaaTTAATAGGTCTCTTAATTATAGGCCCAaactttttatgtttctttaattTCACGGTTTTGGACCATTTGGaccgattttaatatttatctaagTTCACATTTTTCGTTAGGGCCATTTGGGCCAAGTTCTAATATTGATACTAACAAATATTTacacataattattattatttatttttctcaatataaataaaattgttaaaagaatataatattaatttattcacaagttaaatctgttaaaaattatatctttcaaaaattcggtacataaaagtgaaaattgattgaaaaaaatttaaataccacttcaaatttttgaaaaaaaccaagttcaattttaaacataaatacccatttataaaataaaaataaaaataaaacaatacaataaaaataaataaaaatatttcatttcacaaacttattcaaaatttataaaaaaaaaaacaaacccaCGCTTCGCGGATCAAAACCCAGTACTTGATTATATTTCGAGAAAAAAAAACGGGTTTAATTTGGGCCTAAACCTAAAATAATTGAACATACGGCCCAAAAAGGATCTCCCAATTAAATAAACTTCACCTAAAACGACGTATCTTCAATAGCCAAACCTTTTCGCTGACGCAACCAAACtcccaaaaattaaaaataaaataaaaaataaataaactttttcCCCTCTCTCtcctgtttcttcttctcctctccatctccttccaaactctctctctctatatctcCTTTTTCTCTCTCCGCTTCCGAGCACATCGGGTCTCTGAAAACCATTGATGCAGCCCTCGATCTTTCTCCACTAGCTACTGATCTACACCCTTATACAAACCGTACATACACATACATACTCTGTAAAAATCTATGGCCGCCGTTTCCTCTAACCCTCGCACCGTCGAAGAGATCTTCAAGGATTACACCGCTCGTCGCTCCGCTCTTCTCCGTGCTCTTACTAAAGGTCttcaaacacacaaaacccatCTCGAAAGTTTCTATCTTTCTTCCTAATAATGCCTTTTGGATTTTCCTTATAAAAaagtgttgatttttttttttggattttttgctCAGATGTTGATGATTTCTACTCTCAATGCGATCCGGGTAAGTCAGTTTTAGCATAAATGAGCAGAAAGGTCTCGCCTTTTTATCCCTTTTGTAAGATATTTGGTTTTTGTGTAGAGAAGGAGAATTTGTGTTTGTATGGACACCCGAATGAGTCATGGGAAGTGAATCTACCAGCGGAGGAAGTTCCTCCTGAGCTTCCTGAGCCTGCTCTTGGTATCAATTTCGCTAGAGATGGTATGCAGAGGAAAGATTGGCTCTCGCTTGTTGCTGTCCATAGTGACTGTTGGTTGCTCTCTGTTTCTTTCTACTTTGGTGCTCGCCTTAACCGCAACGAGAggtctcttttctctctctctctctttaaaacaaattttgattCAGGTTTGAGTTTTCATCAAGACAAGTCttgcatttttttttactttgttttaatGGGTTTTGTTCTTCTTACATAAAAACCGTTTCTGTTTTCCTGTTGTGTTTATGTGCTCTTTTAGCCCTGACATGAAACTGTTTGaaggataaaaatatatagtgaagAAAAATTGAAACTGTTTTGGTAGTCTTTgagtttgtttattttttaccCTTTGATGTCTGTGTATGGTTCTTCTTTTCTTAGGCTATGTTTATTATGGCTCGACTCATATCTATGGACGACGTCTTGATTATTGTTACTTCACTGCTCTGAAGTATCTCTTTCTTGCATCTTTAGTTATTGTATTGCCTTAAACTTGGAACTTGATTATTCTTTTTTGTCATTACTTGACTACTCTCCCTTATCTTAAAGGGCAGTTGTGCTCTGTCTTATAACATCTTACAACTGGTATTTTGTGGAAGCATGTGATAAATTTCACCGTCTCACTGTTACATGTGAAACTTATCTTTAGTAACTATTGGAATCCCAAGAACTTCGCTGAAAAAAAGGATATGTGAAAGTTGCATGTTGACCAAAAAGACTCTTTCGTTAGGTACTAATGAGATCATAGTACTGTTTATATATTTCTACAAAACTCATATCTTTTATATTGCAGGAAGCGGCTATTCAGTCTGATCAACGATCTCCCAACTCTCTTTGATGTGGTGACTGGTAGGAAACCCATCAAAGACAACAAGCCAAACTCGGATTCCGGAAGCAAATCTAGAAACGGCACTAAGgtacaataaaataatatgatcttaattttctgttttgatTTGCAAACTCTcctttaaa is part of the Raphanus sativus cultivar WK10039 chromosome 5, ASM80110v3, whole genome shotgun sequence genome and harbors:
- the LOC108862811 gene encoding PHD finger protein ALFIN-LIKE 2 → MAAVSSNPRTVEEIFKDYTARRSALLRALTKDVDDFYSQCDPEKENLCLYGHPNESWEVNLPAEEVPPELPEPALGINFARDGMQRKDWLSLVAVHSDCWLLSVSFYFGARLNRNERKRLFSLINDLPTLFDVVTGRKPIKDNKPNSDSGSKSRNGTKRSIEGQTKSPTPRLMEESYEDEDEEEDEHGDTLCGICGGNYTQDEFWICCDVCERWYHGKCVKITPAKAESIKQYKCPPCCAKKGRQ